The Coffea arabica cultivar ET-39 chromosome 9e, Coffea Arabica ET-39 HiFi, whole genome shotgun sequence genome has a window encoding:
- the LOC140014878 gene encoding uncharacterized mitochondrial protein AtMg00310-like, which yields MKEASSGRYLGLPMAIGRSKNQVFGYIKISIINKLKGWKNKMLSSAGKEVLIKSVIQAMPNYAMACFKLPKGLCKEICKCIANFWWGREEQDRKVHWLSWKRLSEVKGKGGLGFRDLEAFNEALLAKQLWRILTSPNLLMSKVIRAKYLKDPNALENNPPQSASWSWKSIHSAGRLIQRGMWKRIGDGSQVNIWKERWIMGSKTGTVTTSRSPNCRIQTVNQLIKDGRWNA from the coding sequence ATGAAGGAAGCAAGCAGTGGTAGATACTTGGGTCTGCCTATGGCGATAGGAAGATCAAAAAACCAAGTTTTTGGGTATATCAAGATCTCAATTATAAACAAATTGAAAGGTTGGAAAAACAAAATGTTGAGTTCAGCTGGGAAAGAAGTTCTGATCAAGTCAGTGATACAAGCTATGCCAAATTACGCCATGGCATGCTTTAAGCTGCCAAAAGGACTGTGCAAGGAAATATGCAAGTGCATAGCGAATTTCTGGTGGGGCAGAGAGGAGCAAGACAGGAAAGTGCATTGGTTAAGTTGGAAAAGATTATCAGAAGTTAAAGGAAAGGGGGGATTGGGTTTCAGAGATCTGGAAGCTTTCAATGAAGCCTTACTTGCTAAGCAGCTTTGGAGAATTTTAACTTCCCCAAATTTGCTAATGAGTAAGGTGATCAGAGCAAAATACTTAAAAGATCCAAATGCTCTGGAAAACAACCCCCCTCAATCAGCATCATGGTCATGGAAAAGCATTCACAGTGCAGGGAGACTGATTCAGAGAGGCATGTGGAAAAGGATAGGAGATGGAAGCCAGGTGAACATATGGAAGGAGAGGTGGATAATGGGATCAAAAACAGGTACAGTAACAACAAGTCGCTCTCCAAACTGTCGAATTCAGACCGTGAACCAGTTAATAAAAGATGGAAGATGGAATGCATAA